The Lutra lutra chromosome 10, mLutLut1.2, whole genome shotgun sequence genome contains a region encoding:
- the KCNJ11 gene encoding ATP-sensitive inward rectifier potassium channel 11 has protein sequence MLSRKGIIPEEYVLTRLAEDPTEPRYRARERRARFVSKSGNCNVAHKNIREQGRFLQDVFTTLVDLKWPHTLLIFTMSFLCSWLLFAMVWWLIAFAHGDLAPDEGTVVPCVTSIHSFSSAFLFSIEVQVTIGFGGRMVTEECPLAILILIVQNIVGLMINAIMLGCIFMKTAQAHRRAETLIFSKHAVIAVRHGRLCFMLRVGDLRKSMIISATIHMQVVRKTTSPEGEVVPLHQVDIPMENGVGGNSIFLVAPLIIYHVIDANSPLYDLAPTDLHHHQDLEIIVILEGVVETTGITTQARTSYLADEILWGQRFVPIVAEEDGRYSVDYSKFGNTIKVPTPLCTARQLDEDRSLLDALTLASARGPLRKRSVAVAKTKPKFSISPDSLS, from the coding sequence ATGCTGTCCCGAAAAGGCATCATCCCTGAGGAGTATGTGCTGACGCGGCTAGCAGAGGACCCCACGGAGCCGCGGTACCGAGCCCGAGAGCGGAGGGCCCGCTTCGTGTCTAAGAGCGGCAATTGCAACGTAGCCCACAAGAACATCCGAGAGCAGGGCCGATTCCTGCAGGACGTATTCACCACGCTGGTGGACCTCAAGTGGCCACACACGCTGCTTATCTTTACCATGTCCTTCCTGTGCAGCTGGCTGCTCTTTGCCATGGTCTGGTGGCTCATTGCCTTCGCTCACGGTGACCTGGCCCCTGATGAGGGCACTGTTGTGCCTTGTGTCACCAGCATCCactctttttcctctgccttccttttctccattgaggTCCAGGTGACCATTGGTTTTGGCGGGCGCATGGTGACCGAGGAGTGCCCGCTGGCCATCTTGATCCTCATTGTGCAGAACATTGTGGGGCTCATGATCAATGCCATCATGCTGGGTTGCATCTTCATGAAGACGGCCCAGGCCCATCGGCGGGCCGAGACCCTCATCTTCAGCAAGCACGCTGTCATCGCGGTGCGCCATGGCCGCCTCTGCTTCATGCTGCGCGTGGGTGACCTCCGCAAGAGCATGATCATCAGTGCCACCATCCACATGCAGGTGGTGCGCAAGACCACCAGCCCCGAGGGTGAAGTGGTGCCCCTCCACCAGGTGGACATCCCCATGGAGAACGGTGTGGGTGGCAACAGCATCTTCCTCGTGGCTCCTCTCATCATCTACCACGTCATTGACGCCAACAGCCCACTCTACGACCTGGCGCCCACTGACCTGCACCACCACCAAGACCTCGAGATCATTGTTATTTTGGAAGGTGTGGTGGAGACCACAGGCATCACCACCCAGGCCCGCACCTCCTACTTGGCCGACGAGATCCTCTGGGGCCAGCGCTTTGTACCCATCGTGGCCGAGGAGGATGGCCGCTACTCCGTGGACTATTCCAAATTTGGCAACACCATCAAAGTGCCCACGCCGCTCTGCACGGCCCGCCAGCTTGATGAGGACCGCAGTCTGCTGGACGCCCTGACCCTCGCCTCCGCCCGTGGCCCCCTGCGCAAGCGCAGCGTGGCTGTGGCCAAGACCAAACCCAAGTTCAGCATCTCTCCGGATTCCCTATCCTGA